A region of Ornithorhynchus anatinus isolate Pmale09 chromosome 5, mOrnAna1.pri.v4, whole genome shotgun sequence DNA encodes the following proteins:
- the LOC100081001 gene encoding regulatory solute carrier protein family 1 member 1 isoform X1 translates to MLLTVYCVRKDLSEVTFSLQVDADFELHNFRALCELESGIPAAESQIVYAERPLTDNHRSLASYGLKDGDVVILRQKENADPRPPVQFPGLPRIDFSSIAVPGTSTPQQQQQQQQQPQPAQHSRSSPADSASSPQGLDNPALLRDMLLANPHELSLLKERNPPLAEALLSGDLEKFTRVLVEQQQDRARREQERIRLFSADPFDLEAQAKIEEDIRQQNIEENMTIAMEEAPESFGQVVMLYINCKVNGHPVKAFVDSGAQMTIMSQACAERCNIMRLVDRRWAGIAKGVGTQKIIGRVHLAQVQIEGDFLPCSFSILEEQPMDMLLGLDMLKRHQCSIDLKKNVLVIGTTGTQTTFLPEGELPECARLAYGAGRDDMRPEEIADQELAEALQKSVEDAEKSDKETTSLGMSSLPTSDGFNCPAHSSGHGSRISNPTSLDRSVSAPASVCSHEPRLTEIIESKAAKALEASPELQITPEKKECSPPEQVLPGHVSLAEGAPATQASTSPAIALQNSLEETVVADNPEKSPEEKSSQDFEVHPDTEQKASLSTSTLGVPDPQMVLDEERQHLEHLEPSGENNLRQHINLKNEQLEVEQREPVDSDQLNTTEDLELPSVRQQSHTVVRQNSGDFPAETKGSQQQEINIPCPEESTPPASFDCSETLMEIDVVEHSLVTEHNLASRRKTDVKNVAASDFNLDNPWMEVEIAKLNSSSGVLSNLVTPPDFRFPESNVEMPATDTESPYLLDRGCSSSLNSSGLHQPSTEPPVPCEEPCVSVTAALKELHELLVVSCKETSKTPVRKEVPCHLETAVEDHANSEEASTQHPESEHLGADLEEQNLEGPSHQGIRGHGKAEKSIETPPGFEGVENDSLEGLDRRLTAPAEEVQKSPAFLRESSSVSLTSAETTDWPSCTLGEETSPGPSAGDGKPVNQTLEQFESFSSEIILVKDLHLATEHLLIGVPKTREDAAFPEAPPSPRDFDPPDSSVLPAPVFPSADVDRILRAGFTLQEALGALEQVGGNADLALLILLAKNIVVPTLPWKRRA, encoded by the exons ATTGTTTATGCAGAAAGACCTCTCACTGACAACCACAGGTCATTGGCTTCATACGGCTTGAAAGATGGGGATGTGGTGATTTTACGGCAGAAGGAAAATGCAGATCCACGGCCCCCAGTGCAGTTTCCGG GTCTCCCGCGGATAGACTTCAGTAGCATTGCTGTGCCCGGCACATCAactccccagcagcagcagcaacagcagcagcagccacagccaGCACAGCATTCCCGCTCATCCCCGGCCGACTCTGCCTCATCCCCTCAGGGCTTGGATAATCCAGCCTTACTGCGGGATATGCTGCTTGCCAACCCTCACGAGTTGTCCCTGCTGAAGGAGCGCAACCCTCCCCTCGCCGAAGCTCTTCTCAGTGGAGACCTTG AGAAATTTACCAGGGTCCTGGTGGAACAGCAGCAGGACCGAGCTCGAAGGGAGCAAGAGAGGATTCGACTCTTTTCAGCTGACCCCTTTGATCTTGAAGCTCAAGCCAAGATAGAAGAAGACATAAG GCAACAGAACATCGAGGAGAACATGACAATAGCCATGGAAGAAGCCCCTGAGAGCTTTGGCCAAGTGGTGATGCTTTACATTAACTGTAAAGTGAATGGACATCCGGTGAAAGCCTTCGTCGACTCAG GGGCCCAGATGACCATCATGAGCCAAGCTTGTGCAGAAAGGTGTAATATAATGAGACTGGTGGACcggcgatgggcagggattgctaaAGGCGTGGGGACCCAGAAAATTATTGGGAGGGTACATCTAG CTCAGGTTCAGATTGAAGGGGATTTCCTGCCATGTTCCTTCTCTATACTTGAGGAGCAGCCCATGGACATGCTTCTAGGACTGGATATGCTCAAGCGACATCAG TGTTCCATTGACCTCAAGAAAAATGTACTAGTGATTGGCACCACAGGCACGCAGACGACCTTTCTTCCAGAGGGAGAGTTGCCAGAATGTGCAAGATTGGCGTACGGTGCAGGACGGGACGACATGCGGCCAGAGGAGATTGCAGACCAAGAACTAGCAGAAGCTCTCCAAAAATCTGTAGAGGATGCAG AGAAAAGTGATAAAGAAACTACCTCACTGGGAATGTCATCATTACCAACTTCGGATGGATTTAACTGTCCAGCCCATTCTTCAGGACATGGTTCTAGGATCAGTAACCCTACAAGTCTCGATCGCTCCGTCTCAGCCCCTGCTTCAGTTTGCTCACACGAGCCCAGGCTTACAGAGATCATTGAATCTAAAGCTGCAAAGGCTTTGGAGGCTTCACCTGAATTGCAGATAACCCCGGAAAAGAAAGAATGTTCTCCTCCTGAACAGGTCCTTCCTGGTCATGTTTCTTTAGCAGAAGGTGCCCCGGCCACCCAGGCCTCTACAAGTCCAGCTATTGCTTTGCAGAATTcattggaagaaacagttgttgCAGACAATCCAGAGAAATCTCCCGAAGAGAAAAGCTCCCAGGATTTCGAGGTCCATCCCGATACAGAACAGAAAGCTAGTTTGTCCACCTCAACCCTCGGGGTGCCTGATCCGCAGATGGTTCTAGATGAAGAACGTCAGCATTTAGAACATCTGGAACCGAGTGGAGAAAATAATCTTCGACAGCATATAAATTTAAAGAATGAGCAACTGGAAGTAGAACAGAGGGAGCCGGTTGACTCAGATCAACTTAACACCACCGAGGACCTAGAATTGCCTTCTGTAAGGCAGCAGAGCCATACCGTGGTCCGACAGAACTCTGGTGATTTTCCAGCTGAAACTAAAGGAAGTCAACAGCAGGAGATaaatattccctgtccagaagaaaGTACCCCTCCAGCGTCTTTTGACTGCTCAGAAACCCTCATGGAAATAGATGTAGTTGAGCATTCCCTTGTCACTGAGCACAACCTGGCAAGCAGACGGAAAACTGACGTGAAGAATGTGGCTGCATCTGATTTCAACTTAGATAATCCTTGGATGGAGGTCGAGATAGCAAAGCTTAACTCCTCATCAGGAGTTTTGAGTAATTTGGTCACCCCTCCTGATTTTCGGTTCCCTGAAAGTAATGTTGAAATGCCTGCAACTGATACTGAATCTCCATATTTACTAGATAGAGGTTGTTCTTCCTCATTAAACTCTTCTGGCCTTCACCAGCCCTCCACAGAGCCTCCAGTCCCCTGTGAAGAACCATGTGTATCTGTAACTGCTGCCCTAAAGGAACTTCACGAACTTTTGGTTGTCAGTTGTAAAGAAACTTCTAAAACTCCTGTTCGGAAAGAAGTCCCCTGTCACCTGGAAACGGCAGTGGAAGATCATGCTAACAGCGAGGAAGCTTCTACACAGCACCCCGAAAGTGAGCATTTGGGGGCAGACTTGGAGGAGCAGAATCTGGAAGGCCCCTCCCATCAGGGGATACGTGGACACGGGAAAGCTGAGAAATCCATCGAGACACCACCTGGGTTCGAAGGAGTAGAAAATGACAGCTTGGAAGGTTTGGACCGCAGACTGACAGCGCCTGCTGAAGAGGTTCAGAAATCTCCGGCATTCTTGAGGGAGAGCTCTTCAGTTTCTCTAACCTCTGCTGAAACAACTGATTGGCCAAGCTGCACTCTGGGTGAGGAAACTTCACCTGGACCCTCGGCAGGTGACGGGAAGCCTGTCAATCAGACGTTGGAGCAATTTGAGTCCTTTTCATCTGAGATCATATTAGTTAAAGACCTCCATCTGGCCACAGAACATCTGCTGATAGGAGTGCCTAAAACCAGGGAAGATGCCGCCTTTCCCGAAGCCCCTCCGTCCCCTCGTGATTTTGATCCCCCAGACTCCTCTGTTCTTCCAGCACCGGTTTTTCCCTCTGCAGACGTTGACCGGATATTGCGAGCGGGCTTCACGCTGCAGGAAGCTCTCGGGGCCTTGGAACAAGTTGGCGGAAATGCAGACCTTGCTCTTCTCATTTTGCTAGCAAAGAATATCGTAGTTCCTACATTACCTTGGAAAAGGCGGGCCTGA